From one Lolium rigidum isolate FL_2022 chromosome 4, APGP_CSIRO_Lrig_0.1, whole genome shotgun sequence genomic stretch:
- the LOC124649500 gene encoding rust resistance kinase Lr10-like yields MGNHGTFHRSVTLQTLTVFSLIAVFAADHVKGQDDGCPPFSCGHLQDISYPFRRQGDPLKCGVEAYELGCTSSKATIPINTGTYDVTAINYTGSYFWVMDTNFDANSSCPLPLWNHLSYSWVGTTDSDSRGYRNLATQSSHTACFVNCSRAVTNNSSYKPIACLSAGNSHVYVWVGFSCYVTYLEPYCGYLAMIPFGEGTSSDYVLPQNASHVDITELIKKGFTVKFPVNIDARIGSVSKAINICINDSISFFKEQLSDASIMNLTRAFFWSDMHFFECLFDRYYIYDYARLSILAAIATPKFLFVLCRFLLAPLALWTFLVYKYWKTRITIDAVEKFLRIQHIVGPMRYAYTDIVAVTSHFRDKLGQGGYGSVYKGVLLPGGAHVAVKMLEGNSSCNGEDFISEVSTIGRIHHVNVVRLVGFCSEEMRRALVYEYMPRGSLDKYIFSAEKRFSWEKLNEIALGIARGINYLHQGCDMQILHFDIKPHNILLDSNFVPKVADFGLAKLYPRGDSFVPLSAMRGTIGYIAPEMISRSFGVVSSKSDVYSFGMLLLEMAGGRRNADPNMATSSQAYYPSWVYDQLTLQGEAGEMSPVIADMHELEKKLCVVGLWCIQMRSCDRPTMSEVMQMLEAGADVLQMPLRPFFCDEGHIHVEDSYHFTSELTTVSEALTAVSEEDEE; encoded by the exons ATGGGGAACCACGGCACATTTCATCGTTCTGTTACCCTACAAACCTTAACTGTCTTCTCCCTCATTGCAGTTTTTGCAGCAGATCATGTCAAGGGACAAGATGATGGTTGCCCACCTTTCTCCTGTGGACATCTCCAAGACATATCGTATCCTTTCCGTCGGCAAGGAGATCCTCTTAAGTGCGGTGTTGAAGCATACGAGCTGGGTTGTACCAGTAGCAAGGCTACAATTCCCATCAACACGGGAACATACGACGTGACTGCGATCAATTACACTGGTTCCTACTTCTGGGTCATGGACACCAACTTTGATGCCAACAGCAGCTGCCCTCTTCCACTGTGGAATCACCTTTCCTATTCATGGGTTGGCACAACTGATTCAGATTCACGTGGCTATAGGAATTTGGCCACACAAAGCAGTCACACAGCATGTTTTGTTAATTGTTCGCGAGCAGTGACAAATAATAGTTCATACAAGCCCATTGCTTGCCTGAGTGCCGGTAATTCACATGTTTATGTCTGGGTTGGCTtctcttgttatgttacctatctTGAACCATATTGTGGATACCTGGCCATGATTCCATTTGGTGAGGGAACTTCTTCTGATTATGTGCTGCCACagaatgcaagtcatgtagatatcacAGAACTCATAAAGAAGGGGTTTACTGTCAAATTTCCTGTGAACATTGATGCCCGGATTGGTTCTGTCTCCAAGGCTATCAATATATGCATCAATGATTCAATCAG CTTCTTCAAGGAGCAATTATCTGATGCAAGTATCATGAACTTGACTCGTGCTTTCTTTTGGAGTGATATGCACTTCTTCGAATGTTTGTTTGATAGATACTACATTTACGACTACGCAAGACTCTCTATTTTGGCTGCTATTGCTACCCCGAAGTTCCTTTTTG TACTATGCAGGTTCTTGTTGGCCCCCCTGGCTCTATGGACATTCCTAGTCTACAAATACTGGAAAACAAGGATCACAATTGACGCAGTCGAGAAGTTCCTCAGGATTCAACATATTGTTGGTCCGATGAGGTATGCGTACACAGACATCGTTGCAGTCACAAGCCATTTCAGAGATAAATTGGGCCAAGGGGGGTACGGCTCAGTGTACAAGGGTGTGCTACTCCCAGGCGGTGCCCATGTCGCTGTGAAGATGCTAGAGGGCAACTCCAGCTGCAACGGAGAAGATTTCATCAGCGAGGTCTCCACCATCGGCAGGATCCACCATGTCAACGTGGTGCGTTTAGTTGGGTTCTGCTCGGAGGAAATGAGAAGGGCCCTAGTGTACGAGTACATGCCCCGTGGTTCTCTGGACAAGTACATCTTCTCTGCTGAGAAGAGATTTTCATGGGAAAAGCTCAACGAGATTGCTTTGGGCATCGCCAGGGGGATCAACTACTTGCATCAGGGTTGCGACATGCAGATTCTACACTTCGACATCAAGCCGCACAACATCCTCCTCGACAGCAATTTTGTCCCGAAGGTTGCTGATTTTGGACTCGCCAAACTGTACCCAAGGGGCGACAGTTTCGTCCCGCTAAGTGCGATGCGGGGTACCATCGGCTACATAGCTCCCGAGATGATCTCCCGGAGCTTCGGTGTTGTATCGAGCAAGTCCGATGTGTACAGCTTCGGGATGCTGCTTCTAGAGATGGCAGGTGGAAGAAGGAATGCCGACCCAAACATGGCGACCTCAAGCCAGGCGTACTACCCATCATGGGTATACGACCAGCTGACTCTGCAAGGAGAAGCAGGCGAGATGTCTCCTGTTATTGCTGACATGCacgagctggagaagaagctGTGCGTCGTCGGATTATGGTGTATCCAGATGAGGTCTTGCGACCGGCCAACGATGAGTGAGGTCATGCAGATGCTGGAAGCTGGGGCTGACGTCCTGCAGATGCCGTTGAGGCCATTTTTCTGCGACGAAGGGCACATCCATGTGGAGGACTCGTACCATTTCACTTCCGAGTTGACCACGGTGTCGGAGGCATTGACTGCTGTGTCTGAGGAGGATGAAGAGTGA